From the genome of Rarobacter incanus, one region includes:
- a CDS encoding glucodextranase DOMON-like domain-containing protein: MSSPGPFHRRRRAFVGALAGFTMLASAGLTAAPAAQATAEASSDADGWSLVSTNPFSESYFPTFTGNGYFAARVPAQGQGYSTNAGLGNSSPVTTSFEINGFYTGKNVTDVADDSDDDVSKEWRVSGPGWTGLDISDGSGSFDDAFAPASSFTGPCEVGNPCQAEDGTLSGPSVATDHTGYNGTGFTQGWGTVGNKMTIDVAGLEAGTQYDVVVRYAAGFHAQAPDGADRRLTLSIGGAQSVIDLPTVSFDEGNGWDQWGEARQTVEVTDADSPLVLECTDADYCGVNVDQIAVVAQGADVPATSSAQITPEIRGISNYKQTLNMKTGAISTAATWTAPSGNVSDVEYTVLTDRSNDQRGLVTLKFTPQWSGTVDVTDVLDARSTENVDSFTPHSDASTNTIGLTTALRHTDVSATYASVLEGEGTLSQATGLSANSVGQKLTADVTAGTTYTFTKYVGLTSSDDQDNSYEAASSIAAAAAESGASNVTAANDAAWATIWEGDIQIKGDDDLQDQVRASRFYLMASVGTRSWSPSPTGLSSNNYGGHAFWDTETWMWPSIVAQNPEAAKGVLDYRSKRIAQAAWNAANTLERSKDARGSDDLPADNNFVRTSYEGLRFPWESAYNGTESTESYFFGGHEIHVTADIALAYWQYYMATGDKEWLESTGWPVISGTADFWVSRSTKDDSADLYHIYDVTPPDEWASNGNNGRDDSAYTNTAASKNLEIAIEAAEVLGETVKSGWTERAGKFYIPTDDTLGITQEYSGYNGSTIKQADVVMLSYPWQNGQSDAVTAANLDYYSTKVDENASPSMTDAIHSIVAAELGRADEAYWYTGRSAGGFLRGDFKQFTEERGGGHAFTFITGAGGFLQEFLYGYSGLRWGTDGLTLSPILPSALDEIKLTGLKYQGSTFDLTIGKEKSVVTVTAGSDLKLADGKTVASGDSLTIDTREGSDYGTKVGSLHADSGNDNGSGDYKYPTNSVFADKSFDMTDFEVYREGDNINLVTRVSGTVTNPWYQQGMSLQLVHAYIRDGNATSTGTTAAISGTNVNTASPWQYVAVANPRSDGGKATGLYTADGTKVASATIQVRQQHDIVLTFPASAFGDLDWSKASASVMMMSSDENPTENNIRQLVAGGTNEWRFSSASATEATLANYGNVIKTFVSADTTQAEALAPQVGGPVVPFVALNAETDPGTDPGTDPGTDPGTDPGTDPGTDPGTDPGTDPGTDPGTDPGTDPGTDPGTDPGTDPGGQTTIVVDAPTLSRTTQVYGAAANKRATLTTSINTTATGTVAFVSGNKTLATATLVAKGGKSVATATAAAKLAPGVYGQIRAVVKTTSGQTVASKPAANSLTVKKAAAKKAKVKTKSFKKGSRPIIKVKIAKLSNGKKAKGKLTVYVNGKKVKTVKVKSKKNGITTIKLSKKYSKTIKVRVKFVPKSKKTVAVKKFKAIKLKAR, translated from the coding sequence ATGTCATCACCTGGTCCGTTCCACCGCAGAAGAAGGGCGTTTGTGGGCGCCCTGGCAGGCTTCACGATGCTGGCTTCGGCCGGCCTCACCGCTGCTCCCGCAGCACAGGCCACAGCCGAAGCCAGCTCCGATGCCGACGGGTGGTCGCTAGTTTCGACCAACCCGTTTAGCGAGAGCTACTTCCCGACATTCACGGGCAACGGCTATTTCGCAGCCCGCGTCCCGGCACAGGGGCAGGGATACAGCACGAACGCGGGACTGGGGAATTCCTCGCCCGTTACAACGTCTTTCGAGATCAACGGCTTCTACACCGGCAAGAATGTGACCGATGTGGCGGATGACTCAGACGATGACGTCAGCAAAGAATGGCGAGTTTCGGGGCCTGGTTGGACGGGCCTAGACATCTCGGACGGTTCGGGGAGCTTCGACGACGCCTTCGCCCCCGCCAGCAGCTTCACTGGACCGTGCGAGGTCGGTAACCCGTGCCAGGCAGAAGACGGTACACTTTCCGGCCCGTCGGTTGCGACCGATCACACCGGCTACAACGGCACCGGATTCACGCAAGGATGGGGCACCGTCGGGAACAAGATGACGATCGACGTCGCCGGTTTGGAAGCCGGCACGCAGTACGACGTCGTCGTCCGTTACGCCGCCGGATTCCATGCGCAGGCACCTGATGGCGCCGACCGGCGTCTCACCTTGAGCATAGGTGGAGCGCAGTCCGTGATCGACCTTCCCACCGTTTCCTTCGACGAGGGCAACGGTTGGGATCAATGGGGCGAGGCACGCCAAACCGTTGAGGTCACCGACGCGGATTCACCCCTGGTTCTGGAATGCACGGACGCCGACTATTGCGGCGTGAACGTTGATCAGATCGCGGTCGTCGCTCAGGGCGCGGATGTGCCTGCAACCTCCAGCGCGCAGATCACGCCGGAGATTCGTGGCATCTCTAATTACAAGCAGACGCTCAACATGAAGACAGGCGCCATTTCGACGGCGGCCACCTGGACGGCGCCGTCGGGCAACGTCAGCGACGTCGAATACACCGTGCTTACGGATCGGTCCAACGATCAGCGCGGGCTTGTGACGCTAAAGTTCACTCCGCAGTGGAGCGGCACCGTGGATGTCACCGATGTCCTCGACGCACGATCAACCGAAAACGTTGATTCCTTCACTCCGCACAGCGATGCCTCCACCAACACCATCGGCCTGACCACAGCGCTGCGGCACACGGATGTTTCGGCAACGTACGCATCGGTATTGGAGGGTGAGGGCACGCTCAGCCAGGCAACCGGGCTCTCGGCCAATTCAGTGGGACAAAAGCTCACCGCCGATGTGACCGCGGGTACCACGTACACATTCACGAAGTACGTCGGATTGACAAGCTCGGACGATCAAGACAATTCGTACGAGGCCGCCTCTTCCATTGCAGCCGCCGCAGCGGAATCGGGCGCGTCCAACGTGACCGCCGCGAACGACGCCGCGTGGGCCACCATCTGGGAGGGAGACATCCAGATCAAGGGAGACGACGATCTCCAGGACCAGGTGCGCGCGTCGCGCTTCTACCTCATGGCTAGCGTCGGCACACGGTCGTGGTCGCCTTCGCCGACGGGGCTCTCGTCCAATAATTATGGTGGTCACGCGTTCTGGGACACCGAAACGTGGATGTGGCCGTCGATCGTGGCGCAGAACCCCGAGGCTGCAAAGGGCGTGCTGGACTATCGGTCGAAGCGCATCGCGCAGGCGGCCTGGAATGCAGCAAACACGCTGGAGCGCAGCAAGGACGCCCGCGGCAGTGACGACCTGCCGGCGGACAACAACTTCGTGCGCACGTCGTACGAAGGCCTGCGGTTCCCGTGGGAGTCCGCCTACAACGGCACCGAAAGCACCGAGTCATACTTCTTCGGTGGCCACGAGATCCACGTGACCGCTGACATCGCGCTCGCCTATTGGCAGTACTACATGGCGACCGGTGATAAGGAATGGCTGGAATCGACCGGATGGCCCGTCATCAGCGGCACCGCGGACTTCTGGGTTTCGCGGTCCACCAAGGACGATTCCGCGGACCTCTACCACATTTACGACGTGACCCCGCCGGATGAGTGGGCGTCCAACGGAAACAACGGCCGCGACGACAGCGCCTACACGAACACGGCGGCGTCCAAGAACCTGGAGATCGCCATTGAGGCGGCCGAGGTCCTGGGTGAGACGGTCAAGTCTGGCTGGACCGAACGGGCCGGCAAGTTCTACATCCCCACCGATGACACGCTCGGCATCACGCAGGAATACAGCGGGTACAACGGCAGCACGATTAAGCAGGCCGACGTGGTCATGCTCAGCTACCCGTGGCAAAACGGGCAGAGCGACGCGGTGACCGCAGCGAACCTGGACTACTACTCGACCAAGGTCGATGAAAACGCGAGCCCGTCGATGACGGATGCAATCCACTCGATTGTTGCTGCGGAACTGGGGCGCGCGGACGAGGCGTACTGGTACACGGGTCGCAGCGCTGGTGGGTTCCTGCGAGGAGACTTCAAGCAGTTCACCGAAGAACGCGGTGGCGGTCACGCCTTCACGTTCATCACCGGAGCCGGCGGATTCTTGCAAGAGTTCCTGTACGGGTACAGCGGGCTTCGCTGGGGCACCGACGGGCTGACACTTAGCCCGATACTTCCCAGCGCGCTGGATGAGATCAAGCTGACCGGCCTGAAGTACCAGGGCAGCACGTTCGACCTGACGATCGGCAAAGAAAAATCCGTCGTAACTGTCACGGCCGGGTCCGACCTCAAGCTTGCCGACGGGAAGACGGTGGCCAGCGGCGACTCGTTGACCATTGACACGCGTGAAGGCAGCGACTACGGCACCAAGGTCGGTTCCCTGCACGCTGATTCCGGGAACGACAACGGTTCGGGCGACTACAAGTACCCCACCAATTCGGTGTTCGCAGACAAGTCTTTCGACATGACGGACTTCGAGGTGTACCGCGAGGGTGACAACATCAACCTGGTGACACGAGTCTCGGGTACGGTGACGAACCCCTGGTACCAGCAGGGAATGAGCTTGCAGCTTGTGCATGCCTACATACGTGACGGCAATGCGACGTCCACCGGGACGACCGCCGCGATCAGTGGTACCAACGTCAACACGGCAAGTCCGTGGCAGTACGTGGCCGTTGCCAACCCGCGCAGCGATGGGGGCAAGGCGACCGGGCTCTACACTGCCGACGGAACAAAGGTGGCGAGCGCCACGATTCAGGTGCGCCAGCAGCACGATATTGTGCTCACGTTCCCGGCTTCCGCGTTCGGGGACCTGGATTGGTCCAAGGCGTCAGCTTCCGTGATGATGATGAGCTCGGATGAAAACCCAACCGAGAACAACATCCGGCAGCTGGTTGCGGGTGGCACGAACGAGTGGCGCTTCAGCTCGGCAAGCGCGACTGAGGCGACCCTGGCTAACTACGGCAACGTGATCAAGACGTTTGTTTCCGCCGACACCACGCAGGCCGAGGCCCTGGCGCCGCAGGTCGGTGGGCCGGTCGTCCCATTCGTCGCGCTCAATGCGGAGACTGACCCTGGTACGGATCCGGGGACTGACCCTGGTACGGATCCGGGGACTGACCCGGGGACTGACCCGGGGACTGACCCGGGGACTGACCCTGGTACGGATCCGGGGACGGACCCTGGTACGGATCCGGGGACTGACCCGGGGACTGACCCGGGGACTGACCCGGGGACTGACCCGGGCGGCCAGACCACGATCGTTGTCGATGCGCCCACGCTCAGCCGCACGACGCAGGTCTACGGCGCTGCGGCAAACAAGCGTGCCACGTTGACGACATCGATCAATACCACCGCGACCGGAACCGTTGCATTCGTGAGCGGTAACAAGACGCTCGCAACTGCCACTCTGGTTGCTAAGGGAGGCAAGTCGGTCGCGACCGCCACCGCCGCTGCGAAGCTGGCACCGGGGGTCTATGGGCAGATTCGAGCGGTCGTCAAGACCACGAGTGGCCAGACCGTGGCATCGAAGCCCGCCGCGAATTCGCTTACGGTCAAGAAGGCCGCCGCAAAGAAGGCGAAGGTGAAGACCAAGTCCTTCAAGAAGGGGAGCCGACCGATCATCAAGGTGAAGATCGCGAAGCTCTCGAACGGCAAGAAGGCCAAGGGCAAGCTCACGGTCTACGTGAACGGCAAGAAGGTCAAGACCGTCAAGGTGAAGTCCAAGAAGAACGGCATCACCACGATCAAGCTGTCAAAGAAGTACAGCAAGACGATCAAGGTGCGAGTGAAGTTCGTTCCGAAGTCCAAGAAAACGGTTGCCGTGAAGAAGTTCAAGGCAATCAAGCTCAAGGCACGCTGA